The DNA sequence GACGAGGTGCGTCAGCTGATCGGACGATACGCTCCCAGGCGCGAGGTCCCGATTGTCGTCAGCGAGTGGGGCTATCCCGTCGAGGGTCTCGGCGCCGAGGGACAGGCCGACTTCCTCGAGCGCGCCTTGACCGTGAACCGCCGGGCCGGGATCCCGCTGACGATCTGGTACAACTGGCAAGAGCCCATCACGCCCTGGCACTCTTTCGGTCTTCTCGACGTGCGGGGCCAACCCAAGCCCGCATACGACGCCCTCGCTCGCATGAGCTCGTCGCGACCCCCGGGGGCGGACGGAGCCGAAGGGGCTGGTTTCGGTGGACCTGACGGAGACGGCGGCCTATCATCGCGAAAGGACGAGGAATGACGCTACGAATCGATGCGGGAAGTAGTCGACGGAATCTTCGAGTGCGCGGCAGGGGTGGAAGACTTGACAAACGCCTTCCAATAGTTGACCATTTGTGTGTCTGGCTACCGATGGCTTTTAGAAGAACCCTTCTGCTGGTGACTGCCACCGCACTTCCGTTAGCCCTCGCATAGTCTCTTACCTATCAGGAGTCCGTTTTCCATGGCCAGGATTTACGTAGGCAATTGTTCTTATGATGTTACCGAGCAGGAGCTCAGGGAGCTTTTTCAGGCTCATGGCGAGGTGTCTAACGTCAGCGTGATCACCGATCGAGACACTGGACGCCCACGAGGCTTCGCTTTCGTCGAGATGTCCGATGACGCGGCAGCGCAAGCGGCGATCAAAGCGATCAACGGCACCGAGCTCGGCGGCCGAACCTTGAATGTCAACGAGGCACGGCCAAGAAACGAAGGTGGTGGCCGAGGCGGCGGCGGCGGCCGCGGCGGCGGCGGCGGCCGGCGCTGGTAACTTCGTAACCGCTCGCCGTTCGGCGAGCCGAACCGTTTCGAGCAGGCTTCTTCGCCGGGAGTCCCACTTCGGACTCGTCTCGTCGGTTCGATTCAAACCCGGTTCGTCGCGAACGCGGCGGGAAAGGCCACCTCGAGGAGCTCTAAATCCGAGGAGCACCCCGAGAACCCATGACCCACCGACGCGGGGAGGACGAACGCCATCCCCGGGACGAGGTGGTGGCTGTGGTGACCCTCGACTCGTAAGTCGAGCGAGCCATCGAGCACGAACATGAAGAGCAGCTCGGCGTCGTGCCGGTAGAGTATCTCGGGTGGCGTTCGGTTGCGACGCGCTATGCGAACGCTCGCGAGACCCCCGGTGGCGGCGGTGATACCCGTGTCCCGGCAGTCGAAGCCCTCGACCCGCCACGGCTGCCACGAAGCCGCGGCGGCCTCGTGGCGTACGAAGCGCTGACCCTCGAAGCTTCGCTGCGGTCTCTCTGTCGGGGTCGGCAGGTCCAAGTCGTAATCGGCGAAGGTCACGTGGTCGGCGGGACAGCCGATCTCGATCACCTCGAGTCCAGGGGAGCTCTCGAGAACGCGGTGCCGGATCCGCGGGGGTTGCAGCACGCAGTCGCCCGCTTTCAGGATGAAGGGAGGGCCCTGGTCCTCGTAGACGACGCGGACCCAACCCTTGTAGCAGTAGATCATTTGAAAGCGGATCTTGTGAAAATGCACGTAGTCGGGAACTGGCCCACCATCGGGAATCTGGATGTGCGAAGCGACGAGAAACCCACCCTGATGGTCGGGAACGAGATCGCGATAACGCATTCCCGCACGGCCCGTACCCCAAGTGGCCTCTTCCGAGCTCTCGCTCAGGACGAATGACGGCTCGACTCTAGGCATCACCAGCGGCGGGTCGGCTTCCACGAGCTCGATGCGCGTGCCGTTCGGCGCTCTCAGCTCCTTCGGGCTCCCTTTTCCAGCGCCGAGATTGGTGCATCTCAAACGGATGACGCCGGGCGCTCCCTCACTCCCACGCTCGAGCTGGATACGAAGTCCGTATCCTGACACCACCGCGACCCGGGGCGAATCGGCCGGATAAATCGCCTCCACCCGAAAACCAAGCCGTTCGGTGAAGAAGCTCAACGTCTCGTCGAGCTCCGAGCAGGGCAGCACCACCATCGCGGCCTCAAACCCTTGCACGTCGTCCGATATCATCCAGTTACCTTTCGTAAGCTTGGGCCATGGTAACACCGGCGATTCGTATTGAGACCCCGGGGGACGTAGAATGTCGCGTCTGGCAGGTGAGCGCGCTCGTGGCAATAGGCGTCGAGCTCTTGGCCTCAACAAGGGGAAGAAGATGACACGAAAAAAAGCGAGTGACTTCGATCAGGGACTCCTCGACTTGTTCGACCGCTACGTTCACGGAGGAATCGACCGCCGCGAGTTCCTCGACCGTGCCAAGGTCTTCGCCGTTGGCGGTTTATCCGCCGCAGCGCTTTTCGAGAGCCTGAGCCCCAAATACGCGGAGGCACAGCAAATCGCCAAAGACGATGAGCGGCTGAAGACCGAGTATCTGGAGTACGACTCTCCGCAGGGTTACGGAAAAGTCAAGGCTTACGTCACTCGTCCCGCTGGCTCGAGCGGCAAGCTTCCGGGCGTGGTAGTCGTCCACGAGAACCGTGGGCTCAACCCGCATATCGAGGATGTCACCAGGCGCACCGGCCTCGCCGGTTACATGGCGCTGGCACCGGACGGCCTCACTTCCCTCGGCGGCTACCCGGGTAACGACGACGAAGGCCGTGAGATGCAGAGACAGCTCGATCGCGACAAATTGGGAGAAGACTTCGTCGCCGCAGTGAAGTTCCTGCAGTCTCATCCGGACTGTACCGGTCGCGTCGGCTGTGTGGGGTTCTGCTACGGTGGCGGCGTGTGCAACATGCTGGCGGTGCGAGTACCCGATCTCGCTTGCGCCGTCGCCTTCTATGGCGGCCAGCCGGCGACCGAAGACGTCCCGAAAATCAAGGCGCCCGTATTACTTCACTATGCGAGTCTCGACGAGCGGGTGAACGCGGGATGGCCCGACTACGAAGCCGCCCTGAAAGCGAATGGAGTTCGGTACAGCGCGTTTATGTACGAGGGCGCGAACCACGGCTTCCACAACGATACGACGCCCCGGTACGACGAAGAGGCCGCGAAGCTCGCCTGGCAGAGGACTCTCGATTTCTTCCGGGAGCATTTGCGCTGAGAGGAAAAAAAAGAGGCGAGGCCGGAGCCCCCAACCTTGGATGCCGGATTATTCCGTCATCCAACTCCGACCTCGCCACATTCGGACGCCTCAGGACTTTGATGCTGAGCTTTTGTCAGTAATTTCCTAGTCGCCGAGTCGTCGTCAAATCTTCGAAGCAACCAAGTTCATCGTTGCTTCACTGATTACTCTAAGCAATTTGGATGCCACCGGTGCGATTCGGCGCCTGCCTCGTTTTTGGCGGCAACCGATCGGGTCGCGTGGTTCTTGCCATGGTAGAAACCACACGAATCCGTCTCATCGGGCGGGGCTAAATACCGCACTCGATGAGTTATTGTGAGGTGCCCGACGGCGCCGTCAAGTGCTCCTTCCACCACTCGAGCTCGTGGTGATAGCGATGCACGACGTTCCACGGCGTCCACCCCCCGTGGTAGGAGTCCGGGTAGCGGATGAACCTCGCGGGCACTCGACGCTTCTTCAGCGCGGTATACATCTGCTCGCCCTGCTCGATGGGAACCCGGTAATCGCTTTCACCGTGGACGAAGAGCGTCGGTGTGACTACGTTCTGGACATATCGGATCGGCGACTGTCTCTGAAGAAGAGTTCCGCCCTCGTCCTCCCACGGTGGCCCATAGAACTCGCTTTCCTTGGTACGAGGAATGTCTGCCGTCCCATAGTCGCTGATCCAGTTCGAGATCCCGGCACCCACGATCGCAGCGGCGAACCGGGTATCGTGCGTAATCACCCAGTTAGTGAGGAACCCGCCATAGGAGTAACCCGTCACCCCCATTCGTCCCTCGTCGATCGCATAGCGCGATCGAACGGTGTCGACGCCGGCGAGCACGTCCTCGGTGTCGAGGTTCCCCCATCCGCCGCCCCAGGTCGCGAACAGGAACTCCTCGCCGTAGCCGCTCGAGCCCCGTGGATTCGTGTAGAGTACGACGTATCCCGCGGTTGCCCACAGCTGGAATTGGAAGTTGAAGCGGTTCCCGTAGGCGCCGTGCGGGCCTCCATGGATGCTCAGGATGAGCGGGCGGCGGGTATCGGGCCGATACCCGGCGGGCAGGAGAACCCACCCTTCGATCTCGGTTCCGTCCCGACTCGGGAACGCGATCCTCTCGGGCGCGCTCAAACCGAGCCCTGATGCATAGGTTTCGCCGAAA is a window from the Vicinamibacteria bacterium genome containing:
- a CDS encoding RNA-binding protein — translated: MARIYVGNCSYDVTEQELRELFQAHGEVSNVSVITDRDTGRPRGFAFVEMSDDAAAQAAIKAINGTELGGRTLNVNEARPRNEGGGRGGGGGRGGGGGRRW
- a CDS encoding cupin, whose amino-acid sequence is MISDDVQGFEAAMVVLPCSELDETLSFFTERLGFRVEAIYPADSPRVAVVSGYGLRIQLERGSEGAPGVIRLRCTNLGAGKGSPKELRAPNGTRIELVEADPPLVMPRVEPSFVLSESSEEATWGTGRAGMRYRDLVPDHQGGFLVASHIQIPDGGPVPDYVHFHKIRFQMIYCYKGWVRVVYEDQGPPFILKAGDCVLQPPRIRHRVLESSPGLEVIEIGCPADHVTFADYDLDLPTPTERPQRSFEGQRFVRHEAAAASWQPWRVEGFDCRDTGITAATGGLASVRIARRNRTPPEILYRHDAELLFMFVLDGSLDLRVEGHHSHHLVPGMAFVLPASVGHGFSGCSSDLELLEVAFPAAFATNRV
- the yghX gene encoding YghX family hydrolase, whose product is MTRKKASDFDQGLLDLFDRYVHGGIDRREFLDRAKVFAVGGLSAAALFESLSPKYAEAQQIAKDDERLKTEYLEYDSPQGYGKVKAYVTRPAGSSGKLPGVVVVHENRGLNPHIEDVTRRTGLAGYMALAPDGLTSLGGYPGNDDEGREMQRQLDRDKLGEDFVAAVKFLQSHPDCTGRVGCVGFCYGGGVCNMLAVRVPDLACAVAFYGGQPATEDVPKIKAPVLLHYASLDERVNAGWPDYEAALKANGVRYSAFMYEGANHGFHNDTTPRYDEEAAKLAWQRTLDFFREHLR